CGCGAACAAATCCTCCAAGAGTTGCAGCGAAGTTATCCTCAGTTGTATCAGGCGATTCAGGAGGGGTCCTACATTCTCACGGGTACCACCGACGGCAGCGGTGTATGGGCCTACGAAGTGGAAGCCGACATCCGCCCTGGACTAGCAGTGATCGGTGGACGAGTGACCTCCATCAGCCCCGAGGAACTCGCCCGCTACCTGCGGCGCTGATAGGAGGGCATGCCATGATTCCAGTCCATTTGCGATGGGAGTACCGGGTGGGAATATGGATGATGGTAGTTCTGTTGTGTGGTACGACGAGCTGCCAGCGTAAAGTGCGGTTGACCGGCCCTTCTGCGGACGGCTCGATTGCAGAAACATCAAAAACAGGGAAGGGAAGTGGTGATGAGGAGGTGGGTCGATTATCCATATCCGAACCAGGGACTGGACCATCCTCTTTCAATTCGTCGAAAGGGCAAGAACAACAACCCAATTGGATCGGCGATCCACGCTATGTTCGGGAGAGGAATCCTGCTCGTGTCAAGGGAAGCGGTGGAACCGGAACAGGTCGGATGGAGCAACCAGCCGGAACAGCCGGAGCCACGACAGTTGGCGGCTCGCCGCCAGTAGCGCCAGCCTTGCCTACGGTTCCGGCCAATAACGACGCCGTTCGACCTGTGACGTCGGTAAGACCGGCTGTGACACAAGCGGATATGCAGGAGGTATGGATTTATATGGAGAATGCCTCGGCTGTGAGTGGTCGCTTGCCGCCTCCCGCTGAGGTGTACGCGGCCCTGGTTCAGACCCAAGCTAAGGCAGCCGAGTTGGTGCGCAGCGGTGCCATTATTTTGACGGGGGCGAAAAACCGCGAGAGTGTCTGGGCATTTGAAACCGCGGCCTTGCAGCACGGCGGCTGGGTGGCGGGGCCAAGTGGCGTGGAGAACGTGTCGGCATCTGAATTGAAACGCCGTCTGGTTCAGACACGTTAGCACTATCGGAGTATCGCCAAAAGTCCGAAGAGGCGCCTTGTAAATCATTCCCAAGGGACCGTAGCGATGCCTGTTTACGTCAATGACAAGCCAGTGGAGTTGGGTTCTGAACGATGGAACTGCATCCAAGCTGCACAAAGGGCAGGTGTTTTCATTCCCCATTATTGCTGGCATGAAGCACTGTCGGTTGTGGCATCTTGCCGTATGTGTCTGGTGGAGATCGGAGAGTGGAAAGATGGGAAAGTGGTGATGCAACCGAAGGTGGTGCCGGGCTGTCAAACACCTGTCAGAGACGGGATGGTAATTGTGACTGGGGAATATGAACGGCGGGATCCTTCCTGGCCGGCCTTGCCCTATGACAGCGCCTATTTGCAAGGCGGGCCGCCCGGCAGCCGGGCTAAAAAAGCCCAAGCCGACACCTTGGAGGGACTCCTGCTCAATCATCCGCTCGATTGCCCTGTATGCGACAAAGCGGGAGAATGCTTGCTGCAAGATTACAGTTTCCGTTACGGGCGTTCGACCTCCCGAATGGTGGATGCCAAAAATACACCGCCAAACAAACCCTATATCTCTAGCAAGATTACGTTGTTCACAGATCGCTGCATCATGTGTACGCGGTGCGTGCGATTTCTCCGGGAGATCAGCGGAACGGCGGAACTGTGTGTGACACGCCGTGGACATCATGAAGAAATCGATATCTTTCCCGGCCGTCCCCTGGAAAACAAATTGGCTGGCAATGTCGTAGATCTGTGTCCTGTAGGGGCTTTGGGAAGCAAAGACTTTTTGTACAAGCAGCGCGTGTGGTATTTGCAGAGTCGGGAAAGTGTCTGCTGCCGTTGTAGTACAGGTTGTAGTATCTATGTGGATTGCAACAAAGATATCGTCTATCGGCTGCGCCCGCGGTACAATCCCGAGGTGAACGGCCATTTTATGTGTGATGAAGGACGTTACGGCTATCACTTCAATCAATCCGCGGAGCGTATCCGCCGAGCGTGTCTGATCCGCCGGGCAGGAGAAGGAATCGAAGGAAGCAACGGTCGCAGTTGGTTGCAGTGGCCAGTGCTTTTGTCCTACCTCCGCCGGGAGTGGCAAAACTTGGCACATTCCCACGCCCGTGTAGCCGCCGTCCTCTCGCCATTTTTGACAGTGGAGGAGGCCTTTCTACTGGCAACTGCCTTGCGGTCCCTGGCTCCCCAAGTGCAACTGACCATGGGGCCGGTGCCCCTCATTGGTGAAGACGACGCCTATCCTAAGGATGTGCATGGTCGAGCCATGGAGCCGGCGAAATTCATCATACGTGCGGAAAAATGCCCCAATCGCGTTGGGGTGGCAGCAGTTCTCCGCCACTTCACAGGTCGAGTGACCCCGTTTTCAGAAGTGGTCGAACAGGAATGGGACGCTCTGTGGTTTGCAGGAGGATACCCGGATGCGGCGGTGATCGATGCTGCCCTCCCGGTCGAGTGGTCCCCCCCGCCCTTGCTTGTGGTGCAAGATCTATTCAACTCTCGCTTGGCCCAAGCCGCTCGTTACCTTCTGCCGGCGACGACCAGCTTTGAGAAAGAGGGGACTTACATCAACCATGCTGGAGTCGCCCAAACTTTTCGCCGGGCGGTACGCCCCCCCCTGGAGGGACGGAGCGAGTTGCAATTGGCTCACGATCTTCTGGGACGAACTGGCCTTGTTCAAGCAGACCAGGTGCGCCGGGAAGCCGCCCAAGCGATCCCCGCTTTAGCTCACTTGGGAATGGCAGAGCAGACACCCTATGGCCTGCGCGTAGAACTGCCAACAGTGTGACAAATACAGACCAGCCGGGGTAGTGAACGCTGGGCGTGAATGTAAGGTCGATCAGCACTGAATGGCAGTACGGATGAAATCGGCTTGTTCCTCCGCCTTCGTGAAGTGTGTGGGAAAACCAAGTTTGGGTATTAGGGGCGTTTCCCCGCCTTCTTGAAGGGTTGGAACCAAGTTTGCTCAATGGTGTGTGAACAGGATGGGTGACATATGCCTTTGTTTGATCCATCGACAACCGCGATGATCATTGTCGCTTTGATGGCCGGCGCGTTGGGTCTGGCCGGGTATCTGGTCTTGTCGGAACGCAAGATTGCCGCATGGATTCAGGATCGCCGAGGGCCAAATCGTGTTGGACCCGGAGGATTGTTCCAGCCGATCGCGGATGGTGCCAAGATGTTTCTCAAGGAAGAGGTGATCCCAGCTCATGTGGACA
The Thermogemmata fonticola genome window above contains:
- a CDS encoding molybdopterin-dependent oxidoreductase; the protein is MPVYVNDKPVELGSERWNCIQAAQRAGVFIPHYCWHEALSVVASCRMCLVEIGEWKDGKVVMQPKVVPGCQTPVRDGMVIVTGEYERRDPSWPALPYDSAYLQGGPPGSRAKKAQADTLEGLLLNHPLDCPVCDKAGECLLQDYSFRYGRSTSRMVDAKNTPPNKPYISSKITLFTDRCIMCTRCVRFLREISGTAELCVTRRGHHEEIDIFPGRPLENKLAGNVVDLCPVGALGSKDFLYKQRVWYLQSRESVCCRCSTGCSIYVDCNKDIVYRLRPRYNPEVNGHFMCDEGRYGYHFNQSAERIRRACLIRRAGEGIEGSNGRSWLQWPVLLSYLRREWQNLAHSHARVAAVLSPFLTVEEAFLLATALRSLAPQVQLTMGPVPLIGEDDAYPKDVHGRAMEPAKFIIRAEKCPNRVGVAAVLRHFTGRVTPFSEVVEQEWDALWFAGGYPDAAVIDAALPVEWSPPPLLVVQDLFNSRLAQAARYLLPATTSFEKEGTYINHAGVAQTFRRAVRPPLEGRSELQLAHDLLGRTGLVQADQVRREAAQAIPALAHLGMAEQTPYGLRVELPTV